The Longimicrobium sp. genome contains a region encoding:
- a CDS encoding ABC transporter ATP-binding protein: MSSGAGGAALIDVRGLEKHYQMGAETVRALRGVDLVIHRNEYVAIMGPSGSGKSTFMNLIGCLDSPTAGEYILNGNHVAGMDDDELARVRNQEIGFVFQTCNLLTRSTALENVELPLVYGGVGGKDRKRRALEALQAVELGDRVDHRPNELSGGQRQRVAIARALVTRPSIILADEPTGNLDSRTSEEIMNLFERLHREGQTIIMVTHEPDIAAHADRVVTLRDGKIESDQPQPRPRRVVEAPVLAGA; the protein is encoded by the coding sequence ATGAGCTCCGGCGCCGGCGGCGCCGCGCTGATCGACGTGCGCGGCCTGGAGAAGCACTACCAGATGGGCGCCGAGACGGTGCGCGCGCTGCGCGGGGTGGACCTGGTCATCCACCGCAACGAATACGTGGCCATCATGGGGCCGTCGGGGTCGGGGAAGAGCACCTTCATGAACCTGATCGGGTGCCTGGACTCGCCCACCGCGGGCGAGTACATCCTGAACGGGAACCACGTGGCGGGGATGGACGACGACGAGCTGGCCCGGGTGCGCAACCAGGAGATCGGCTTCGTCTTCCAGACCTGCAACCTTCTCACCCGCAGCACCGCGCTGGAGAACGTGGAGCTCCCGCTGGTCTACGGCGGCGTCGGCGGCAAGGACCGCAAGCGCCGCGCGCTCGAGGCGCTGCAGGCGGTGGAGCTGGGCGACCGGGTGGACCACCGCCCCAACGAGCTTTCCGGCGGGCAGCGCCAGCGCGTGGCCATCGCCCGCGCGCTGGTCACGCGGCCGTCCATCATCCTGGCCGACGAGCCCACGGGAAACCTGGACTCGCGCACCAGCGAGGAGATCATGAACCTGTTCGAGCGTCTGCACCGCGAGGGGCAGACGATCATCATGGTCACCCACGAGCCCGACATCGCCGCGCACGCCGACCGCGTGGTCACGCTGCGCGACGGGAAGATCGAGAGCGACCAGCCGCAGCCGCGCCCGCGCCGGGTGGTCGAGGCGCCGGTGCTGGCGGGGGCGTGA
- a CDS encoding ABC transporter permease, whose translation MRTFEAARMALEAIRAHKLRGFFTVLGTVVGVTFLIAVITLIEGMDHYVEKQFKGTVYGFNTVTLRRRPSVVTDADEGMWRTWARRPRLTFDDAGYLEGRMETPGTVALSTVTIGKVGGPRGKAVENVWITGATASYFQIRDMQMEDGRAYSRNEADRGLPVVVIGRDVASTLFEGRNPIGQEIRMNGFPYRVIGVLEKQGKLFGMSLDNVAIAPIRSELDGYVNGGRKGVVQEITFKVPDSKLIGAAKAEIESWMRIRHHLRPDQADDFELETADDSLGFWDKIRNVLLLALPLLVGISLVVGAVVIMNIMLVSVTERTREIGIRKSMGARRSDVLLQFLFESSTLSGLGAVLGIGLGVGLAYLITALSPMPAHVATWSVVLAVALGVGVGVVSGVYPAWRAARLDPIVALRAE comes from the coding sequence ATGAGGACCTTCGAGGCGGCGCGGATGGCGCTGGAGGCCATCCGCGCGCACAAGCTGCGCGGGTTCTTCACCGTGCTGGGCACCGTCGTCGGCGTCACCTTCCTCATCGCCGTCATCACCCTCATCGAGGGGATGGACCACTACGTCGAGAAGCAGTTCAAGGGCACGGTCTACGGCTTCAACACCGTCACGCTCCGCCGCCGCCCCTCCGTCGTCACCGACGCCGACGAGGGAATGTGGCGCACCTGGGCGCGCCGCCCGCGGCTGACCTTCGACGACGCCGGGTACCTGGAGGGGCGGATGGAGACGCCGGGAACGGTGGCGCTCTCCACGGTCACCATCGGCAAGGTGGGCGGCCCGCGCGGCAAGGCGGTGGAGAACGTGTGGATCACCGGGGCCACCGCCAGCTACTTCCAGATCCGCGACATGCAGATGGAGGACGGCCGCGCCTACTCGCGCAACGAGGCGGACCGCGGCCTTCCCGTGGTGGTCATCGGGCGCGACGTGGCGAGCACCCTGTTCGAAGGGCGCAACCCCATCGGGCAGGAGATTCGCATGAACGGCTTTCCCTACCGCGTGATCGGGGTGCTGGAGAAGCAGGGAAAGCTCTTCGGGATGTCGCTCGACAACGTGGCCATCGCCCCCATCCGCTCCGAGCTGGACGGGTACGTGAACGGCGGGCGCAAGGGCGTGGTGCAGGAGATCACCTTCAAGGTCCCCGACAGCAAGCTGATCGGCGCCGCGAAGGCCGAGATCGAGAGCTGGATGCGCATCCGCCACCACCTCCGCCCCGACCAGGCCGACGACTTCGAGCTGGAGACGGCCGACGACTCGCTGGGCTTCTGGGACAAGATCCGCAACGTCCTCCTCCTGGCCCTCCCCCTTCTGGTGGGGATCTCGCTGGTGGTGGGCGCGGTGGTGATCATGAACATCATGCTGGTCTCGGTGACCGAACGGACGCGGGAGATCGGGATCCGCAAGTCGATGGGCGCGCGCCGCTCCGACGTTCTCCTGCAGTTCCTCTTCGAGTCGTCCACCCTCTCGGGGCTGGGCGCGGTGCTGGGGATCGGCCTGGGCGTGGGGCTGGCGTACCTGATCACGGCGCTCTCGCCCATGCCGGCGCACGTGGCCACCTGGTCGGTGGTCCTCGCCGTGGCCCTCGGGGTCGGCGTGGGCGTGGTCTCGGGGGTGTACCCCGCGTGGCGCGCGGCCAGGCTGGACCCCATCGTGGCCCTGCGGGCGGAGTAG
- a CDS encoding ABC transporter permease — protein MNLQSTFEGVQIALEQLRADKVRAFLTILGIGIGVATVTGMGAVIAGVKGGINADLEAIGPQNFVVTRFDQTQVRVSGPGKPPWEGKPRITPAEARVLADLPSLQSVTVHVSGQADVKAGAKELAGVQVEGIGPEWPTYMRGDFIEGRNFLPVDEASARPVAVITEELATRAFGEGRPAVGRSFRLGGNEFQVVGVYRPSPNLFSSGKPIWTSIPSRAALKYLSMDDDFLELWMVPQPGYTQAQAMDETTLTLRTLRRLKPGAEDNFALVRQEAFADMVNGIMNVIYIVMFVLSSIGLIVGGVGVVGIMMISVTERTREIGVRKALGARRFEILWQFLVEAVTVTFVGSSCGLIFGTGGALLLRAVTPVPAEVPLWSVAAALGVAVLTGVVFGIYPAFKASRLDPVVALRYE, from the coding sequence GTGAACCTGCAATCGACCTTCGAGGGCGTCCAGATCGCGCTGGAGCAGCTCCGCGCCGACAAGGTGCGGGCGTTCCTCACGATTCTCGGGATCGGGATCGGCGTGGCCACGGTGACGGGGATGGGCGCGGTGATCGCCGGGGTGAAGGGCGGGATCAACGCCGACCTCGAGGCCATCGGCCCGCAGAACTTCGTGGTCACCCGCTTCGACCAGACGCAGGTGCGCGTGAGCGGCCCCGGCAAGCCGCCATGGGAGGGAAAGCCCAGGATCACCCCCGCCGAGGCCAGGGTGCTGGCCGACCTTCCCTCGCTGCAGAGCGTGACCGTGCACGTCTCCGGCCAGGCCGACGTGAAGGCGGGCGCCAAGGAGCTGGCCGGGGTGCAGGTGGAGGGGATCGGGCCCGAGTGGCCCACCTACATGCGCGGCGACTTCATCGAGGGGCGCAACTTCCTGCCCGTGGACGAGGCGTCGGCGCGGCCGGTGGCGGTGATCACCGAGGAGCTGGCCACGCGCGCCTTCGGCGAGGGGCGCCCCGCGGTAGGGCGCTCCTTCCGGCTGGGCGGCAACGAGTTCCAGGTGGTGGGGGTGTACCGCCCCTCGCCCAACCTGTTCTCCAGCGGCAAGCCCATCTGGACGTCGATCCCCTCGCGCGCGGCGCTGAAGTACCTGTCGATGGACGACGACTTCCTGGAGCTGTGGATGGTTCCCCAGCCCGGCTACACGCAGGCGCAGGCCATGGACGAGACCACGCTCACGCTGCGCACGCTGCGGCGCCTGAAGCCGGGCGCCGAGGACAACTTCGCGCTGGTGCGGCAGGAGGCGTTCGCCGACATGGTGAACGGGATCATGAACGTCATCTACATCGTGATGTTCGTCCTTTCCTCCATCGGCCTGATCGTGGGCGGCGTGGGGGTGGTGGGGATCATGATGATCTCGGTGACCGAGCGCACCCGCGAGATCGGGGTGCGCAAGGCGCTGGGGGCGCGGCGCTTCGAGATCCTCTGGCAGTTCCTGGTCGAGGCGGTGACGGTGACCTTCGTGGGATCGAGCTGCGGGCTGATCTTCGGCACCGGCGGCGCGCTCCTGCTGCGGGCGGTCACGCCGGTGCCGGCCGAGGTTCCGCTCTGGTCGGTGGCCGCCGCGCTGGGCGTGGCCGTGCTCACCGGCGTGGTGTTCGGCA